One genomic segment of Paraburkholderia phymatum STM815 includes these proteins:
- the trhP gene encoding prephenate-dependent tRNA uridine(34) hydroxylase TrhP, translating into MKRPHLLSPAGSLRALNYALAYGADAVYAGLPRYSLRARNNEFRNTGFLGEGIEACRAAGKRFYLTVNLMAHNRKVDTFIKDLRDAVALGPDALIMADPGLIMMVRETWPDMPIHLSVQANTVNYASVRFWNSIGVSRVILSRELSLDEIAEIRQRCPDIELEVFVHGALCIAYSGRCLLSGYFNHRDSNQGTCTNACRWSYRMTESALTAEGEHVPRHTAADRVYLLEEEARRSGEWMEISEDEHGTYLMNSRDLRAIEHVQQLVDIGVDCLKIEGRTKSHYYVARTAQLYARAIDDATAGRPFDTGLIGRLDGLANRGYTGGFLQRHRADDYQNYASGASGNARQQFVGEWLAYDAVTGLTTLEVKNRFAVGDALEIVTPDGSRDITLTRMENIEGQPCDVASGSGHTVRADLGETGPMTLVARYVTDAQ; encoded by the coding sequence ATGAAGCGCCCACATCTCCTCAGCCCCGCCGGTTCTCTGCGCGCCTTGAACTACGCTCTTGCCTACGGCGCCGATGCGGTGTACGCAGGTCTGCCGCGCTATAGCCTGCGTGCGCGCAACAACGAATTCCGCAACACCGGCTTCCTCGGCGAAGGTATCGAAGCGTGCCGGGCCGCGGGCAAGCGCTTCTACCTGACCGTCAATCTGATGGCGCACAACCGCAAGGTCGACACCTTCATTAAAGACTTGCGCGATGCGGTGGCCCTTGGGCCGGATGCGTTGATCATGGCCGACCCCGGTTTGATCATGATGGTCCGCGAGACATGGCCCGACATGCCGATCCACCTGTCCGTGCAGGCCAATACTGTCAATTACGCCAGCGTCCGTTTCTGGAATTCGATCGGCGTATCACGGGTGATCCTGTCGCGCGAACTCTCGCTTGACGAGATCGCTGAGATCCGCCAACGCTGCCCCGACATCGAACTCGAAGTCTTTGTGCATGGCGCGCTGTGCATCGCGTATTCGGGCCGCTGCCTGCTCTCCGGCTACTTCAATCACCGCGACTCGAATCAGGGCACCTGCACCAACGCATGCCGCTGGAGCTATCGCATGACCGAGTCCGCTCTCACGGCCGAAGGTGAACATGTGCCGCGCCATACGGCAGCGGACCGCGTGTATCTGCTGGAAGAAGAAGCGCGCCGCAGCGGTGAATGGATGGAGATATCCGAAGACGAACATGGCACGTATCTGATGAATTCCCGCGACCTGCGCGCGATCGAGCATGTTCAGCAACTGGTCGATATCGGCGTCGATTGTCTGAAAATCGAAGGCCGCACCAAGTCACACTACTATGTCGCGCGCACCGCGCAGCTTTACGCACGCGCCATCGACGACGCGACCGCGGGCCGCCCGTTCGACACGGGGCTCATCGGCCGCCTCGACGGCCTCGCCAATCGCGGCTATACGGGCGGCTTCCTGCAACGGCATCGCGCCGATGACTACCAGAACTATGCCAGCGGCGCCTCGGGTAACGCGCGCCAACAGTTCGTCGGCGAATGGCTGGCTTATGATGCAGTGACCGGCCTGACCACACTCGAAGTGAAGAATCGCTTTGCCGTTGGGGATGCACTGGAGATCGTTACGCCCGACGGCTCGCGGGACATCACCTTGACTCGCATGGAAAACATCGAAGGCCAACCCTGTGACGTCGCGTCCGGCAGCGGTCACACGGTGCGGGCCGACCTCGGAGAAACCGGGCCGATGACGCTGGTGGCTCGATATGTGACGGACGCGCAATAG
- a CDS encoding LacI family DNA-binding transcriptional regulator translates to MSSSHSSAASDTPVARTRRRSGRAVLGDVARLADVSTATVSRVYNEPDKVSPSVRERVLQAAAALNWIPNAAGRALASTRTHIAGAIIPTLDDQVFASQVAGMQAVFAERGITLFLGCSNYDPAQALIQVRAMLARGVEVIAIVGEAHPPELFDALKQARVPYAITYAYREGSPHHCIGFDNRAAFVAIAEHLLALGHRTFAAVIQPARDNDRVQARVAGIREALERHGIAVRPSHLHEGPATIAFGRQSLRAIWQGADERPTAIICGNDQLAIGVLLEAAELGIKVPQQLSVTGFDDVAIAQQIHPSLTTVRVDTAEIGRRAARYLLDVLDGKEAAESGLVQPELMVRESTARVRKAD, encoded by the coding sequence ATGAGCAGTTCTCACTCGTCCGCAGCATCTGACACGCCCGTCGCCCGCACGCGCCGCAGGAGCGGGCGTGCTGTTCTTGGCGACGTGGCGCGGCTGGCGGATGTGTCGACAGCCACCGTATCGCGGGTCTACAACGAGCCCGACAAAGTCTCGCCGAGCGTGCGCGAACGCGTGCTGCAGGCAGCCGCCGCACTCAACTGGATTCCGAATGCGGCGGGCCGCGCGCTCGCATCGACGCGCACGCACATAGCCGGCGCGATCATTCCGACACTCGACGATCAGGTCTTTGCATCGCAAGTCGCCGGCATGCAGGCCGTGTTTGCCGAACGTGGCATCACGCTGTTTCTCGGTTGCTCGAACTACGATCCGGCGCAGGCGTTGATTCAGGTGCGGGCGATGCTGGCGCGCGGCGTCGAAGTGATCGCGATCGTCGGCGAAGCGCATCCGCCGGAACTCTTCGACGCGCTGAAACAAGCTCGCGTACCGTATGCGATCACCTACGCGTATCGCGAGGGCAGTCCGCATCACTGCATCGGCTTCGACAATCGCGCGGCGTTCGTCGCGATCGCCGAGCATCTGCTCGCACTGGGGCATCGCACGTTCGCCGCCGTCATTCAACCGGCGCGTGACAACGATCGTGTTCAGGCGCGCGTGGCAGGCATCCGGGAAGCGCTGGAGCGTCATGGCATCGCGGTGCGCCCTTCGCATCTTCATGAAGGGCCGGCAACGATTGCGTTTGGGCGTCAGAGCTTGCGCGCGATCTGGCAGGGTGCGGACGAGCGCCCTACTGCCATTATTTGCGGCAACGATCAACTGGCGATCGGCGTGCTTCTGGAAGCGGCCGAACTGGGGATCAAGGTGCCACAACAATTGTCGGTGACGGGTTTCGACGATGTCGCCATTGCGCAGCAGATTCATCCGTCGTTGACGACCGTGCGTGTCGATACGGCGGAAATCGGGCGGCGCGCCGCGCGGTATCTGCTCGATGTGCTCGATGGGAAGGAAGCCGCAGAGTCAGGCCTCGTGCAGCCGGAATTGATGGTCAGGGAGTCGACGGCGCGGGTGCGCAAGGCGGACTGA